The nucleotide window GCGCATGATCACCGAGGTCAGCGATAGCGGATCGCGATTGCCAAGCGCCAGCAGCATTTCTTCAATGTCTTCACGCAGCGACTCGTCGATCCGGCCGACCATGCCGTAGTCCAACAGGCCGATCACCTGGCCCTTCAAGACCAGGATATTGCCCGGGTGCGGATCGGCGTGGTAGAAGCCGTGCGTGAAGATCATCTCCATGTACAGCTCAGCGCCACGGCGGGCGATCTCCTCGAGATCGTAGCGCTGCTCGATCAAACGCTCGGTATCCGAGAGCTTGACGCCGTCCAGTTGTTCCATGGTCAGGACGCGGACCGTCGTATATTCGGGATACGCTTTCGGGATATGGACCGTGGGATCTTCGCGAAAGTTCTGGGCGAACTCTTCCATGTGCCGTTCTTCGCGGCCGAAGTCCAGTTCACGGCGCAGCGTCCGCTGGAATTCCGCGACGACCGCCTTGGGGCGATAGTTGCGCAGTTCCGGAAAAAACCCTTCCGCCGCCGCGGCCAGGTTGGCGAGGATTTCGAGATCGACGTCGACTTTCGGTTCTATGCCGGCGTGTTGCACTTTGACGACGACGCGCTCGCCGGTTTTGAGCCGAGCGCGGTGGACTTGGCCGATCGAGGCGCTGGCCAGGGCCTGGTCGTCGAATTCGGCAAAAATCTCGTCGACCGGCTGGCCCAGCTCGTTGGCGATGATTTGACGCACCGTTTCCGGCGAATCCGCCGGAACATTCGCCTGGAGCTTTTGAAGTTCGTTGGCGACTTCCACCCCCACCAGGTCAGCCCGGGTGCTGAGCACCTGGCCGAGCTTGATAAACGTCGGCCCGGCGTCAGTCAGAGCCAGGCGAATCCGGGTG belongs to Planctomycetia bacterium and includes:
- a CDS encoding AarF/ABC1/UbiB kinase family protein, which codes for MRITTLPSIYRHAKRTGEIVAVLVRYGFADWVSRLQIEFPKDLLKDADGSAIARYSFATRIRLALTDAGPTFIKLGQVLSTRADLVGVEVANELQKLQANVPADSPETVRQIIANELGQPVDEIFAEFDDQALASASIGQVHRARLKTGERVVVKVQHAGIEPKVDVDLEILANLAAAAEGFFPELRNYRPKAVVAEFQRTLRRELDFGREERHMEEFAQNFREDPTVHIPKAYPEYTTVRVLTMEQLDGVKLSDTERLIEQRYDLEEIARRGAELYMEMIFTHGFYHADPHPGNILVLKGQVIGLLDYGMVGRIDESLREDIEEMLLALGNRDPLSLTSVIMRVGSVPAALDQAALSSDLNDFVSHYAGQRLSDFNLSGALDEMTEIIRRYKIMLPARVAMLLKVLVMLEGTSRLLHPSFSLVEVMAPFQRKLILRRWSPIRRLRKYRRIYAEMEHLVEVLPRNLLDIMQQVQSGKFDVHLDHRGLEPSVNRLVFGMLTSALFLGSSLLLSYKVPPLLNILPWQTTPWIEGLSVLGLLGSITSIALGLRLIRAINKSGHLDRRR